The following DNA comes from Palaemon carinicauda isolate YSFRI2023 chromosome 27, ASM3689809v2, whole genome shotgun sequence.
ggcgcgaatatccttaaagtttccttttaggatatcgcataatatcaggggacgtatagcaatctgcaccccgcatagcgtttacgcttcgagggggaaaagtggcaaaataaaagaggagccattacaaaattctcctcctccgttactgtttgagtacttagatggcgccacaatcgtcggccatctttattcctttctctgtagTGCGTTAGCTCAGTGATTTTTCCCAGTGCGCTTTTGTTATTTTGGATTATAATGCAATCTTCAGCGTCTTCTGCCTCTGGAATGTTGAGTATctaattcttatattgtataaatttagctctggccgtaatgTAAGGATTTAACTTGAAATAAACTATGTTTTTGccagagctattgcctggaccggaggcgccttcggcgctgtcgttcgtaacgcatgtgatatttagttagccagaacgactttccaggtataatagcttaaataaatatatttagctatgtagtcttcattgctaggaattttCTATATTATGACGATAGTAttctttagtttcggcgaattaggtagccgatcttgttgacgctaggcttcctagcctaggtgttTTAGATTACTCTCTTGCACGATATAATAGGCGTTCTtggtgttattaattttaaatgaagatattaggcaatttatacatataagatatatggattgcataataattttcctcttccaagatagtatacgaaagagcttcgatgagtcaggtagtcgatctcactatcactaggctaatagcctagtggctttagtatactttcatacgaTCTCCCCGGTTACCTCTATGTAaaaggtaatcccttcttccctctgagtgtagcctatggctacaatcctagccggtcttgccttgaattgtgattctggtaaggttaggctagggttttctgcccctttaccaagccattgttgatgagctttgggtttgggctagaacctcagagtacttgtcgtgtgccggcagctgtccaatatggtgaatgtactcccctgctGGAAGtagttggttggcataggaggcattgccccctagactgcacttggaggggtcatgggatccccttctccctgtggtctagcgactagtcctgtgcctccagaccctaggctgaagaatagtgattattctttggcctaggatggcgcaggcatgggaactctgtttctcttttAGTTAGGTGACAGCTTGATGATGCCGGTCccattactgtattggcagaccctaggctggagaatgtactctccttatgcctaggatggcaccgatactgaaacagagtttccttttTGTGTGGTAGGGACGGCATGCCGCCGGCTCCTCTCACagcttatacaggacccttttcctcgTCCCTTTCTGTCCTTTGGTGATTGCCTAGCTATCACATCTctgtgtccgctgtcctacaatctcaccgattgccggaGGGTTGTAGGTCCGGCTCGGTCTTCTGCCTATATGGCCTAGTCGTTCAGCTTCCCTATGGGACATGATGTTCTGGGATAGCTgtttcggcaggtctagctgccggcaggagacccatttgccttagagtgttcttcagtcctccctcggGCTGCCATCCGCTGCCTTTGTCCGACTGATACCGGTATAGCtgcggatgggtggaagcttgatcacatgttctccccttccattagaaccctcattcaggaggaaggTAGTGATACAATGGGTAGTGCTGCTACTCTttcatcacccttcactccttcctttctctctctctaatggctAGTGCCGCCGACTACTAATCTACCTGGCAGCTGCCGgctactaaccttgccggcaatatGCAGGCTAGACTTGTGGTCCGACAGCCATTGATTCattgtcacatctgactctgccggcgAGAGCCAGCAGTGTCTGTACTTGGCCACTACCCggtcacattgaatgatggctgggatggtGTGCCTTCAGTCGGTGATCCGCCAGCAGTTCGGTGGGTCACCGGCAAGTCGGCGGGCTGCCGGGTATACATAGTGTCTGTACTTGGCCACTACCCAGtgacattgaatgatggctgggatggtGTGCCTTCAGTCGGTGAACCGCCGGCAGCTGGCGAGTCTCCGGCAAGTTAAATTAAGTCtaagtactagccttgccggcagcaCGCCGGCAGTAActgttgtatatgaatatacagtagccagtacatttgtagtatagagcatactgcagacagaaaactatggtatttaATTACACAGTAGTCaaagttttccaacatactctatgcatccaggcgcagtctattgttgagacctaatagaattgggaaaggaattcccttttctttacacTGATTGTTGATCAGTTTCTTTAATCCTCATTATTAActcttttggaagtgggtgttgtttacCCTAATCTATCCTtgtgggctagaatcttccattgggcctcttatagaggataccctagaattaatagtgaggaaggtcacagcaattggctgggcgggtaCCACATGtacgtgtctttcctatttcatttccagcttacctatcctaagctatatgcaataaaatagaaTGGAAATTGTTATTATACTGTAATACTTATTAAAATATTCATTAGTCTAATGAGATAGACCacaatatactcattttattttcctctctttacaggaagacTATGTCAAGTGTGACAGTGTGTCTGCAGTATTCGCCGCAGGAACTTTTATGGCCATCTGCGGTGTATgacacactcccgctgttccatcaccaagggacctctaaaatactgggacccacataTATGTACAGTGTGCAAGGACCTGCTGAATGAGGtgtttgaaaatcccaagacagcagcgtcaagggatgcagctcgggagaagttacgcaaatgggttcgtggtttTCAAAAGAACCCCACGGgaccttacctccctagtgagcgtatgcGAGCTctgctattccccaaagcatctgcggatgctgttattcctcagcctcaccctgagatcccttgcatccagatatctgtcgacacggatgtctcggatgcgatgaagtaCTTCCATCTAGATAATGAgaagatgtcagaggtgtcagaggacaccgaaaaggaccttctggcagaaggttgAGAAGAGGAGTCAACGGTGGCTCCTGAGACAGAAGAGGAGGAGGTCGAAACaatctgtttcgtcggttcctgccccataACCTGTaacctctacgtcctccgctcctgaAACTACGAAGTCGGACGACACTCTGGCTGCCATCAAAAGTTATGATGGAAATGTACAACAAGATCAAGCAAAGGGAAGCTGAACTCAAGAAGGAGATTCTTCGAATTACGATTTCCCGTGGGTCTCAACGGAGGCtcaatgttaaggatcttccctcgtgttctgaggttaacccatggaggcatgaCGAGTACATGCCCATAACCAATGGCTAGATCTTCATTTCGGAAAAGCTGGGCACTGTCCCCATTGAAGacgtcgagttctggcccagctttgagtcctatccagactgctttgtTCGTCTTAAGACGGAATCGATTTCCAAGGAGGAAACAAACCTTAAGCAGGTTATAGTGCTTGAATACTCAAAGGCTCAGGCTTTGTTCGCCAgcagcctgaaggacaagggcttcaccaattctaaggtgctggccctgagcaagaagcatccctcttttcttgctcctacaGCTATGGTTTTCCCCTTCGCAGAGAAATTGTTCAGGGCAGTGGAAGCAGGGATACATTGCCCTACACTAgaagagtgtaggcccctctccctggcCTTACCATCCGATGATAAACACTGAAAGGACATTCAgctaaccttctcagtcgggaagttggaggctgatatcgctggccgccagttcaatgagaacctccccaagttgtctgagtttctcctacgTAGAGAACAAGACACAAGGGAGAGGCtttctgcctctctgtccctccaggtgtccatggaggcaatggccagtgaacaaagaaccccagacatgttcatggtcttggccaaggcacatttggcaaccctaaccAAAGATTTCTACAGCTTCGTTAGGGCAAAAACGGCTTGTAGACGGTTCGTGTTTGCTTTGgctgcggtcaaacacgaacccaggaagttgatatcttcaacatctgggggaaagatctgctTCCAAACGATCTAGTCAAGGAAATTgtcgacaaggccaccacggagaatagatatcttctccagaagtgggccaTGTCAGCgaaaagaaagtcttctccggatgagggtccccaaccgaagagaaagacaaaaaggccaagaGTGCCAACTAGCCCTGcaaaacaacaacttcccatgaccacggcgccacagatggtggcacagccccaacctacctaccagttggtaccccaacaagtggtgactcagtcaccagcctttactcccacctatgagaggtagaccactacctttcgccctagaggtagaggctcaggtagagattcctctagacgtccctctagaggaagaggaggtaggggagcaagcggtcgagtaggcaagccctctggaaaccaaaggcaatgagatgcttccggtaggagaaaGACTCcaactcttccgggatcgttgaaccttcgatccctagccccacagcataatcaagaacggactaggctggggggtggaagacagctccaccagcatttcctcagttcttccaacactccacccctgttctggaagaatacgtcccagagctcttgagcaaacaggtgatcaagagggcaaagtccatcaaattccaaggaaggctgttttgtgttcccaagaaggactcacacAAACTCAGAGTCTTTCTGGatttgtctcctctcaacaagttcatcgagaacatcaagttcaagatgttaacccttcaacacataagggccctattgcccaaaagggcatacacagtctccatagacatggcggatgcctattggcatattccaatgaattgccagatctcctcctacctaggattcaggctacaaaaaagaaagtacgttttcaaagccatgcccttcgggatAAACAcaaccccaaggatcttcacgaagcttgcagaagcattcgttcaacaactacgcctacaaggtgtccaggtggtatcatacctggacgattggctggtgtgggcagcatcggaagcggaatgcttgcaagcatccaagaaggtgatccagttcctagaacatctaggattcaaaatcaacaccaaaaagtctcgactatctccagctcagaagttccaatggctaggcatacattgggatttacagtcacattgcctctccattccattaaagaagaggagagagatagcgggacctctcaagagactcctaaaatacagttggatttcaagacgccaacaggagagagtgctaggctCCCTCCAGTTtccttcagtgacagacccagtgctaagagcacagcaaaaagatgcatcaggagtctggagaagatacgcatcaaacgctcgaagagatctaagaagaccactaccgattcagctacgatcacttctcaagccttgGTCGGAGGCCGGAAAGTTCAATAGGTCAATACCTCTAcagccgcctccaccctcagttgtcATCCATACAGACGCACcattggaaggatgggggggggggtcactcctaTCAATGCAgaactcaaggaacttggtcctctctgttcaggacttttcacatcaacattttggaggccatggcagtctttctcatattgaagaaattttcccctcgtccttcagtccacataagactgattctggacagcgaagtTGTGgtaagatgtctgaatcgtcaaggctcaagatcgcctcaactaaaccaagtgatgttggccatcttccgactagcggaaaagaagagatggcacttatcagcagttcaccttcaagggttccgcaatgtgacagcggacgctctatccaggatagctccgatagtcagagtggtccctagatgcaaaatcattctcattcatcttgcatcaagtcccagaactgcagatcgacctctctgcaaagagcgacaacaagaaacttcctcgatacgtggcttcgtacgaggaccctcgagcggaagcagtggacgccatgtccttggactggaacaaatggacctggatttacctgttccctccacccaacctgctgttgaaggtcctcaacaagctgagatcttttcagggaacagcagccctagtggctcccaagtggccccagagcaactggctCCCTTTAATTCTGGAATTACAGCCGACGCTGATTCCTCTGCCgcacccagttctgtctcaacaagttcagaagtcgattgtcttcacttcattacagaaaacccgagacctttatctcataattttctctccctagcagtaaagaaaaggttcgggatctcgaaaaaaagtattgacttcttggaggaattcaaatcaaaatctaccaaaaggcaatacgagtcatcttggaagaaatggatagcttttgtcaaggcaaagaatccaaaggaaatctcgatggatttctgtttgtctttctttattcaccttcatggacaaggtttagcagccaacacgataactacgtgtaaatctgccttgacaagacctttacTGTATGCTTCCAAATAGACTTgtttaatgaaatttttaataaaattcctaaggcctgtgccacACTTAAGACCCGCAGCTCCTCCAAGGCCCATCttgtggtctcttgataaggtgctacattttgcctaaagtttggacaatgaggcttgctctttgaaagatttgactcagaaagttattttcttgtttgctctagcctcaggggctagagttagtgaaatagtggccttgttTAGGGAAGAAGGGCATagccagtttgctgaaacgggtgaGCTAAACCTCTTTCCCGactcaacgtttctcgctaagaatgagctacccactaagaggtggggtccctggagagtctgccctctgaaggaagatgtctcgctgtgtccagtggagagtctaaaggtctatctttgcagaacttcagacttcaggggaggacagctctttaaaggagaaacatgggGTTCAAAcctatcactaaaacaactaagggcgaagatcacctactttattcgcagatcggatcctgacagtacacccgcaggtcatgatcctaggaagattgcttcttcgttaaatttcttccagcttatgtacttcgagagtcttcgctcgtttactggatggaagtcatccagggtgttctttaaacactatgcgaagcaagttcaTGAATTAAAGCGcttcgtggtagcggcaggtagtgtgctaaaacctgttgctcagtgctgcgaggaacagtgaattatgtgagACTAAAGGGTGTGcatgttggcactttatagtgcaacatggtagtgAAATGTCATcacggtgacattatggactgttccaataTACTAAGGTGAtgtaacatagactgaacactagcgccatgtgtttcttacacaagtgtaaatagatagattctcagaaagacattaaaatttctaaaacaaaAAATTTTCATGTGAGGTGGCAGTTTTATTTTTCAGATCAAGCaagcatttctgatttattttatcttgtctatgttattgaaatgatttttcatttgcattttttaCATTGTTGTAAATGTATGTTGAACTTTATTTATTGCTTATCAATAAATACTAATATGCTAGGTGGGTTACAtaaaatatgcaacttcgagactttttccgagTCTAGTttcactcttccctgtagggggcaggaagcactaacatagtatatgattagcagaaatgacatataacagtaatgtcataggtctcttaggtctaaagGACCATGGAAAGATTGTCTTGAAATcgaaaggcacaactgggaaattcacgatacattaatgctctggtaaacttccatcgggacgacatggcctcagcccaaaaaacggattttgagcgaagcaaaaaatctatttgtgggtgagatagccaagtcgtcctcatggacccgccctcctttctatgaaaggccttggcaggctcCCTCCCGATATATTACTGTATCTAAAAGTACTGGCTTAATGctacaaaggaataaagatggccgatgattgtggcgccatctgagtactcaaacagtaacggaggaggagaattttgtaacggctccgcttttattttgccacttttccctctcaaagcgtaaacgctatgcggggtgcagattgctatgtggcgtgtcaagaatacgtcccctgatattatgcgatatcctaaaaggaaactttaaggatattcgcgccagaagttagaattctggagacctttagttaaattctcagggaatatcaccgtagtcaaatataccctaggaaactactgaaaggaatcttccatcaggacgacatggctatctcacccaaaaatagatccgtttaTTATGCTAATTCCATGTAATGATGTTTACAtcgaaattacttttaaaaagtcCAAATTTGTTCTTCGGTTGTTATCACTTGCCTTGTCAAGCACTAGCGAGGAAATAACAGGTGATGTAAAGGTGACTTCGTATACAGAGTATAttttattgggctcaagccatgttgtcctgatagaaggttcctaatagtagctcccaaatgtactacagtgatattcccagaaaatttacctttaggtctccagaattccaactcttggcacgaatatccttaaaatttctctcaaggatattgcataatatcagggacgtatatcttgatacgacacatagcgatcttcaccccgaatagtgtttacgcttcgagggggaagagtggcaagttaATTTAAGTCTAAGTACTAGCCTTACCGGCAGCATGCCGGCAGTAACTGTTGTACatgaatatacagtagccagtacatttgttgtatagagcatactgcagacagaaagcTATGGTatttaattatacagtagtcaaagttttccaacatactctatgcatccaggcgcagtctattgttgagacctaatagaattgggaaaggaattcccttttctttacacTGATTGTTGATCAGTTTCTTTAATCCTCATTATTAActcttttggaagtgggtgttgtttacCCTAATCCagtgtttcttaaacttttttgtgcagcggaccctttttatcaaaattactcatgtagcggaccctttattattataattttcctcttgagtttgaaagtgtttgcaggtcataatatactgaaattacaactgaattatttattaatggcttatcttcaacataaatgtttatattttgcttaacataatttccacaacattgataattttgcatACAAATTTTCATGAACTTAACAGCAACGCTTCCTCCTCATATCTCACAACCATACTTAATGCGATGAATGATACTGTTTTTGCTGCCTCACTACTGTTGGAATATCTGGCTCCAGTCTGCTGAGTTTCAGTCGCATGTCGGGTTCGACATTGATTCGGTTGCACTTCTTCGTTTTAAGATCAACCAGTGTAGAAAATCCAATTTCACAGTTGTACGTTGTTGGGAACGGCATCAAGTGTTTCAAAGCAATTTCTGCAAGTCCAGGGTACTCTGGctggacttgagcccaaaaattggccAAACTTCTTTCCCTGAATAGGGTCTTCAGTGTCCCACTTGTTGCAATCTCGACAAGATTATCAGATTCTTTTGATGACAGGTTGACACTGACCTTTTCTATATCTACTTTATCTGTAACAAATGGATTTCTAATCCACTCAAAGCTTGGGTctggttcttcaaaatattttcctaactctgaGTGAAAGCCTTGCAGATGGGCTTtgatagcttgtgttgtgtcacCATCTAGCTCTTCCTTGGAAGTAAGCAGGAAATCTGCTAATGAAGGAAAAGACTCAAAATCTTTGTGGTCAATGCGGCCGCACCACAAGTCCAGCTTCATTCGTGTTGCCTGTATTTTGTCCTGCACTTTAAAGATGGTAGTATCTTTTCCTTGCAAAGACAGATTCAATCCTGCGCCTGTCTCCAGTAGCTTGAGCTGAGTTGCACTGTTAGCATGGTTTCTTTCTTCTTTAAGGCCAGTGCTGTCATGGTTGTTATTCTggaattcagtttttttctttgtaAGTGAGCCTGTCTTGAGCCACAGATCCATTATCCTGATGCTAAAAAGTAAGCTAGGCTGTCTTCTGATGTTTATCCTGCAAGTAACAAGTAACTTGGCGAGGTCACGAGGTCTAGTATTCGAAATTCTAATCTCAAAAAGGTAGGTAATAACGTTCAACAAATGGCATATAAAAAATCAGTATGTCGTCATAAGCATCCAGATGATTTTCAATACAAAGAGGAGCACAAGCAACTGCCGTGTGTTCCTCACAGCGGCCTTAACGTCAACTGATATGTGGCGGGCGGCTGCACCACCGGGCATCAGTCAGTACAATGTTGCCAAATCATAAACACCACTGCCTTCTATAAAGTTGTTTTTATGTCTTTTTCGGAATTTCGTTGAGGATTTCACCCCAAGGGAGgaaggcggcattacttaaattacttccatcccaatgtgacttagccactgtaaaaagccatcaggatttggtgctacaaaaataggaatttagGAGGTTTTTGccgaaaatttgactgaaatcGATATTAAAAATTATCCTGCGGACCCCTTGGAATATTCCACGGACCCCTGGGGGGTCCGCGGACCACACTTTAAGAAACACTGCCCTAATCTATCCTtgtgggctagaatcttccattgggcctcttatagaggataccctagaattaatagtgaggaaggtcacagcaattggctgggcgggaaccaCATGtacgtgtctttcctatttcatttccagcttacctatcataagctatatgcaataaaatagaaTGGAAATTGTTATTATACTGTAATACTTATTAAAATATTCATTAGTCTAATGAGACAGACTacaatatactcattttattttcctctctttacaggaggactatgtcaAGTGTGACAGCGTGTCTGCAGTATTCGCCGCAGGAACTTttatggccatctggggtgtaagacctctaaaatactgggacccacaggtatgtacagtgtgcaagGACCTGCTGAATGAGGtgtttgaaaatcccaagacagcagagtcaagggatgcagctcaggAGAAGTTACGCTTTCTAATTAAtctccagccaaatcagaaaggttagaaatctcgaaggatttgggccatggccgagtagggatttcattcttggccagaaacctcagttgcaaagaacaaa
Coding sequences within:
- the LOC137620970 gene encoding zinc finger BED domain-containing protein 5-like, whose translation is MDLWLKTGSLTKKKTEFQNNNHDSTGLKEERNHANSATQLKLLETGAGLNLSLQGKDTTIFKVQDKIQATRMKLDLWCGRIDHKDFESFPSLADFLLTSKEELDGDTTQAIKAHLQGFHSELGKYFEEPDPSFEWIRNPFVTDKVDIEKVSVNLSSKESDNLVEIATSGTLKTLFRERSLANFWAQVQPEYPGLAEIALKHLMPFPTTYNCEIGFSTLVDLKTKKCNRINVEPDMRLKLSRLEPDIPTVVRQQKQYHSSH